Proteins encoded together in one Gammaproteobacteria bacterium window:
- the dapB gene encoding 4-hydroxy-tetrahydrodipicolinate reductase translates to MTRIAIHGVAGRMGRVLIEASKKNPEIVLTVALEYPKHEIIGKDVGSLAGGDSVGVLVTDNPAVAIPHFDVLIDFTNPQSSLAALAACCAAGRAMVIGTTGFDAAQKALIAEATRKIPVVMSPNMSIGVNLCFKLLDLAARVLGDEVDVEIIEAHHHLKVDAPSGTALRMGEVVAAALGRNLQQCAVHGREGNTGIRRRSTIGFSSIRAGDIVGDHTVLFAGTGERIEITHRASSRLTFAAGAMRAAVWVMGQPPGLYDMRDVLEPQ, encoded by the coding sequence GTGACACGTATTGCTATTCATGGAGTTGCTGGCCGCATGGGGCGAGTCCTCATCGAGGCGAGTAAAAAAAACCCCGAAATTGTCCTGACTGTAGCCCTAGAATATCCAAAGCATGAAATTATTGGCAAGGATGTGGGTAGTCTTGCGGGTGGGGATTCGGTAGGCGTACTGGTAACGGATAATCCTGCGGTGGCTATTCCGCATTTTGATGTCCTTATCGACTTCACTAATCCGCAATCAAGCCTTGCGGCGTTGGCTGCCTGCTGCGCTGCTGGCCGCGCGATGGTTATCGGCACCACTGGCTTTGATGCGGCCCAAAAAGCGCTCATTGCCGAAGCTACGCGCAAGATTCCCGTGGTTATGTCGCCAAATATGAGTATCGGCGTGAATCTCTGCTTCAAACTTCTGGATTTAGCAGCTCGCGTTCTCGGAGATGAAGTGGATGTGGAGATTATCGAGGCTCACCATCATCTTAAAGTGGATGCTCCATCAGGCACCGCGCTACGCATGGGAGAAGTCGTAGCCGCTGCGCTAGGAAGAAATTTGCAGCAGTGCGCCGTCCATGGCCGCGAGGGCAATACAGGAATACGCAGGCGCTCTACCATAGGCTTTTCTTCTATTCGCGCTGGCGATATCGTGGGTGATCATACTGTGTTGTTCGCCGGCACTGGAGAACGTATCGAGATTACCCATCGCGCATCAAGCCGACTAACCTTTGCCGCTGGTGCCATGCGCGCTGCGGTCTGGGTGATGGGGCAGCCACCAGGACTTTACGATATGCGGGATGTATTGGAACCGCAATAA
- a CDS encoding Heavy metal transporter: MSTERFIARNVKCNGCVTTIQKNLLALQGVESVEVTLPKKESGGGNSTIEVNGTELSRKIISARLAELNYPVVE, translated from the coding sequence ATGTCAACCGAACGATTCATCGCGCGTAATGTAAAATGCAATGGTTGTGTCACCACGATCCAAAAAAATTTACTTGCTCTACAAGGTGTGGAATCCGTGGAAGTAACACTGCCAAAAAAAGAATCAGGTGGCGGAAATAGTACCATTGAGGTAAATGGTACCGAATTATCGCGGAAAATAATTAGCGCCCGCCTAGCGGAACTTAACTATCCGGTGGTTGAATAA
- the kdsD gene encoding D-arabinose 5-phosphate isomerase KdsD, producing MDNRDKFFSEKPVYHDKGNDEAERLRRLGLAVIETEANAVARLARRIDDSFVAACHYLLACKGRIVVIGIGKSGHIGGKIASTLASTGSPAFFVHPGEASHGDLGMITVHDVVLALSNSGNTEEILTILPLIKRLGVPMITLTGNPDSLLARNATVNIDVGVEQEACPLGLVPTASTTAALAMGDALAISLLEVRGFTAEDFARSHPGGSLGRRLLLRIDDLMHSGEGIPRVRQEVRISQALVEMTRKGLGMTAVVDAAGKVVGIFTDGDLRRTLDHELDVHTVGIAEVMTRGFRHVPPGFLAAEALQLMETHKINSLLIINQEGLLIGAINMHDLLRARVI from the coding sequence GTGGATAATCGCGACAAATTTTTTTCAGAAAAGCCAGTGTATCATGATAAAGGAAACGACGAGGCAGAAAGACTACGTCGATTGGGACTTGCCGTAATTGAAACCGAAGCAAACGCGGTAGCACGCCTAGCGCGACGCATTGATGATTCCTTTGTGGCGGCCTGTCATTATTTACTTGCCTGTAAGGGGCGAATAGTTGTTATCGGTATTGGTAAATCGGGTCATATTGGCGGAAAAATCGCTTCCACTTTAGCGAGTACCGGTAGTCCCGCTTTTTTTGTCCATCCGGGAGAAGCCAGCCATGGCGATTTGGGCATGATTACCGTTCACGACGTGGTTCTTGCATTGTCTAATTCAGGAAACACCGAGGAAATTCTCACCATTCTGCCCCTGATTAAACGCCTTGGGGTACCCATGATCACCCTTACTGGTAATCCAGATTCCCTGCTGGCTCGTAACGCTACCGTAAATATTGATGTTGGTGTAGAACAGGAAGCCTGTCCCCTGGGCCTTGTTCCCACAGCGAGTACCACCGCAGCGTTGGCGATGGGGGACGCGTTAGCTATCTCCTTACTTGAGGTTCGTGGTTTTACTGCCGAGGACTTCGCGCGCTCTCATCCTGGCGGTAGCTTGGGACGGCGCTTGTTATTGCGGATCGATGATTTAATGCATTCTGGAGAAGGGATTCCCCGCGTTCGGCAAGAAGTACGAATTAGCCAGGCATTGGTGGAAATGACCCGCAAGGGTTTGGGCATGACGGCTGTAGTTGATGCGGCGGGAAAAGTGGTAGGCATCTTTACCGATGGAGATCTGCGTCGCACCTTGGACCATGAGCTGGATGTTCACACTGTTGGGATCGCCGAGGTTATGACACGCGGTTTTCGACATGTCCCTCCTGGCTTCCTTGCTGCTGAGGCATTACAGTTGATGGAAACACATAAAATCAATTCATTATTAATTATTAACCAGGAAGGCTTACTGATTGGCGCAATCAACATGCACGACTTGTTGCGAGCGCGGGTAATCTAA
- a CDS encoding trimeric autotransporter adhesin, producing the protein MAITTDLLVDYNTLQIQALDTATIAAISTIDAATLNTSQLQALRTQQIPYLTTAAIAAITTTGVQALTTAQVVALTSAQIGAFKTTQIAALTTSAVAAIETADLRALSTVAISVLTTGGIKALTTSQISALSSAQIGAFNTDQVVVLSTKQVVALNSVQIGAFKTAQVAALTTSAVAAIETVDIPGLNTAAIATLNTADIQALTTNQVSALGSSQIGALRTDQVVVLSTKQVVAFNSTQIGALRTGQVAALTTSAVAAIETADIPGLNTAAIMALTTDGVKALTTSQALALSSTQFIAFTTNQIGALTTTVVGSLKTSLVVALTTKQVIALGSAQIGALKTGQAAVLTTLAVAAIETADISSLTTAALATLSTSGIQALTTSQVQALISAQITALKTDQVVALTTKQIVALLSSQIGVLKTTQIAALTTAAVMAIETADIPALNTAAIAAFTTTGIRALTTNQLSALESIQFRALTTSQVAALTTVAVAAIKTDLMAVMTTSQVVALSSIQIGALKTGQVAALTTSAVAAIETTDIPALSSAAIATLNTADIQALTTKQVVALISTQIGALKTTQVAALTTSAVAAIETIDIPALNTAAISNLTTDGVRALTTNQVSVLGSVQIAAFKTDQIVALTTKQIVALSSNQIKAFTTNQVAALTTAAVAAIETVDIPGLTTASMSNLTTASIRALTTSQVLALNSVQVRALKTDQIAALTTTEIAALKTDLVIVLSTSQIVALSSAQIGAFKTVQIAALTTAAVAAIETVDIPGLTTASIANLATAGVQALTTSQVLVLSSIQIGAFRTDQIRVLTTRQMVAFDSAQIGAFKTIQIAALTTAAVAAIETTDIPGLTTALMSNLTTAGIQALTTNQVLTLSSLQVGSLKTDQIVALRTTAIVALTTIGIQALNTNQVSAMSSVQIGAFKTAQIAALTTSAVAAIKTANIPALNTAAIAALTTADIKVLTTNQIVALSSAQIGALKTDQVAALTTSAVAAIETTDIPGLTTMAISTLTTMAIKVLTTGQIVALTSSQIRAFMTDQVVALTTAAIAAIETRDISALTTSAVVVLKTDQVRALTTAQLIAMTTVQSCVLTSTQIGAMTTAQTNVIATRTPLVLDLNGDGIVHTVGLDAGVKFDLAGTGKARPVGWVAAEDGLLVADINKDGKINDGSELFGSATILPNGNMANNGFEALKAQDTNQDGVVNAQDSGWNDLMVWQDANQNGKSEQGELLSLNKLGITKLNLTLDNTATPEWQGGNWVGLISSYETTNGTQRELADVWLQYDDPQSKVSGMASAIASFAEQSSNDVEQAGSDSPVRNLAEGNSIDYGSLGVVPQMLHKLRLFDANGNPIKPLTMTSISQDSGTRPDDKQAKNDILNTGSLVSRKP; encoded by the coding sequence ATGGCCATCACGACTGATTTGCTTGTTGATTATAATACACTTCAAATTCAAGCTCTTGACACCGCTACAATCGCCGCGATATCGACAATCGATGCCGCTACGCTTAATACCAGTCAGCTACAGGCATTACGAACGCAACAGATACCTTACCTCACAACGGCGGCAATTGCGGCCATAACGACGACAGGCGTGCAGGCTCTAACCACGGCACAAGTGGTAGCGTTGACTTCAGCTCAAATTGGGGCGTTCAAAACTACGCAGATTGCGGCCTTGACCACGTCGGCGGTAGCTGCAATCGAAACTGCCGATCTCCGTGCTTTGAGCACCGTGGCAATCTCGGTTTTGACCACAGGCGGCATAAAGGCATTGACCACAAGCCAGATATCGGCGTTGAGTTCCGCGCAAATCGGGGCATTCAATACTGACCAGGTGGTGGTATTAAGTACAAAACAAGTGGTGGCATTGAATTCAGTGCAAATCGGGGCGTTCAAGACCGCGCAGGTCGCAGCTTTGACTACCTCGGCGGTGGCGGCCATTGAGACCGTTGACATTCCAGGACTGAACACCGCAGCGATTGCAACGCTGAATACGGCTGACATCCAGGCATTGACTACAAACCAGGTGTCGGCGTTGGGTTCATCTCAAATCGGGGCGCTCAGAACCGATCAGGTGGTCGTTCTAAGCACAAAACAGGTAGTGGCGTTCAATTCGACGCAAATCGGCGCGCTCAGGACTGGGCAAGTTGCAGCCCTAACCACGTCAGCGGTGGCGGCGATTGAAACCGCCGATATCCCAGGGTTGAATACCGCAGCGATTATGGCGTTGACCACGGACGGCGTAAAGGCGTTAACCACAAGTCAGGCGTTAGCGTTGAGTTCGACTCAATTCATCGCGTTCACGACCAACCAGATAGGCGCGTTGACCACGACGGTAGTAGGGTCGCTTAAAACCAGCTTGGTAGTAGCACTGACCACGAAGCAGGTCATTGCGCTGGGTTCGGCACAAATTGGCGCGCTAAAAACCGGACAGGCTGCGGTACTGACGACCTTAGCGGTTGCAGCTATCGAGACCGCTGACATCTCCTCTTTGACCACCGCCGCGCTTGCAACATTGAGCACGTCTGGCATACAGGCATTGACCACCAGTCAGGTACAGGCGTTGATTTCAGCTCAAATCACGGCGCTCAAGACCGACCAGGTAGTGGCCCTAACCACGAAACAGATAGTGGCGTTACTCTCGTCGCAAATCGGCGTGCTCAAGACCACACAGATCGCGGCATTGACTACGGCAGCGGTTATGGCCATCGAAACTGCCGACATTCCAGCGTTGAACACCGCCGCGATTGCAGCGTTTACCACGACAGGTATACGGGCATTGACCACCAACCAATTGTCAGCATTGGAATCAATTCAATTCAGAGCATTAACGACCAGTCAGGTGGCGGCGTTGACCACGGTGGCGGTGGCGGCGATTAAGACCGACTTAATGGCGGTGATGACCACAAGTCAGGTGGTGGCGTTAAGCTCAATTCAAATTGGAGCGCTCAAGACTGGGCAGGTAGCCGCGTTGACCACCTCAGCGGTGGCGGCCATTGAGACCACCGACATCCCGGCGTTGAGCAGTGCCGCGATTGCAACATTGAACACGGCAGATATTCAGGCATTGACCACGAAACAAGTGGTGGCGTTGATTTCAACGCAAATCGGCGCGCTCAAGACCACGCAGGTAGCCGCGCTGACTACCTCAGCGGTGGCTGCCATTGAGACCATCGATATCCCAGCGTTGAATACCGCAGCAATCTCAAACTTGACTACGGATGGCGTACGTGCATTGACCACCAATCAAGTATCCGTGTTGGGTTCGGTACAAATCGCCGCGTTCAAGACCGACCAGATAGTAGCGTTGACCACCAAACAGATAGTGGCGTTGAGTTCAAATCAAATCAAAGCATTCACGACCAATCAGGTAGCGGCGTTGACCACGGCGGCAGTGGCGGCGATTGAGACCGTGGATATCCCGGGCTTGACCACGGCGTCGATGTCTAATCTGACTACCGCTAGCATCCGCGCGTTGACCACGAGCCAAGTGCTGGCATTAAATTCAGTTCAAGTCAGGGCACTCAAGACGGACCAGATTGCAGCGTTGACCACGACCGAGATCGCGGCGCTCAAGACTGATTTAGTGATTGTTCTGAGTACTAGTCAAATAGTAGCGTTGAGTTCGGCGCAAATCGGAGCGTTTAAGACTGTCCAGATCGCGGCGTTGACCACGGCGGCGGTAGCGGCAATCGAAACCGTGGATATACCAGGTTTGACCACTGCGTCAATAGCTAATCTGGCCACGGCTGGCGTACAAGCATTGACTACGAGCCAGGTGTTGGTACTGAGTTCAATTCAAATCGGCGCTTTCAGGACCGATCAAATCAGGGTACTGACCACCCGGCAAATGGTGGCGTTCGATTCAGCACAAATTGGAGCGTTCAAAACCATCCAGATCGCAGCGTTAACCACAGCAGCGGTGGCGGCAATCGAAACCACCGATATCCCGGGCTTGACTACGGCGTTGATGTCCAACTTGACCACGGCAGGTATTCAGGCGTTGACTACAAACCAGGTCTTGACCTTGAGTTCGCTGCAAGTCGGGTCACTCAAGACCGATCAAATAGTGGCGTTAAGGACAACGGCAATCGTGGCTTTGACCACCATTGGTATACAAGCGCTGAACACGAATCAGGTGTCGGCAATGAGTTCGGTCCAAATTGGAGCATTCAAGACCGCGCAGATTGCGGCATTGACTACGTCAGCGGTGGCGGCGATCAAGACCGCTAATATTCCAGCACTGAACACCGCAGCTATCGCGGCATTGACCACGGCCGATATTAAGGTATTGACCACGAACCAGATAGTGGCGTTGAGTTCGGCTCAAATCGGAGCACTCAAGACTGACCAGGTGGCGGCGTTAACTACGTCAGCGGTGGCAGCAATCGAAACCACCGATATTCCGGGATTGACGACAATGGCGATCTCAACCTTGACCACGATGGCGATAAAGGTTTTGACTACTGGCCAGATAGTAGCGTTGACTTCAAGTCAAATCAGGGCATTCATGACCGATCAGGTGGTAGCGTTGACCACGGCTGCGATAGCGGCTATCGAAACCAGGGACATTTCAGCGCTGACCACTTCGGCAGTGGTGGTGTTGAAGACTGATCAAGTTAGGGCGCTAACAACCGCGCAACTCATAGCCATGACTACCGTGCAATCATGCGTCCTAACGAGTACGCAAATTGGTGCCATGACGACCGCTCAAACTAATGTGATAGCGACTCGCACGCCGCTTGTTCTTGATTTGAACGGCGATGGAATCGTGCATACTGTGGGATTGGATGCTGGGGTCAAGTTCGATCTTGCTGGGACAGGGAAAGCGCGACCCGTGGGTTGGGTTGCCGCAGAAGATGGACTCCTGGTTGCCGATATCAATAAAGATGGGAAGATTAACGATGGTAGCGAATTGTTCGGTAGTGCCACGATATTGCCGAATGGAAACATGGCTAATAACGGCTTTGAGGCACTCAAAGCGCAGGATACCAACCAGGATGGCGTGGTAAACGCCCAGGATTCAGGATGGAATGACCTGATGGTTTGGCAGGACGCTAATCAGAATGGCAAGAGTGAGCAGGGAGAGTTGCTTTCTCTGAATAAACTCGGCATTACCAAGCTTAACCTGACATTGGATAATACGGCGACTCCTGAGTGGCAAGGTGGAAATTGGGTAGGCTTGATTTCATCTTATGAAACCACGAATGGAACACAGCGCGAATTAGCGGATGTATGGCTCCAGTATGATGATCCGCAATCGAAAGTCTCGGGAATGGCTTCCGCTATCGCGTCCTTCGCGGAACAATCAAGTAACGATGTTGAACAGGCAGGAAGCGATTCGCCAGTCAGGAATTTAGCAGAGGGCAATAGTATTGATTACGGGTCGCTGGGAGTTGTACCACAAATGCTTCACAAGCTGCGTCTTTTCGATGCAAACGGTAATCCGATCAAGCCACTTACCATGACATCCATCAGTCAGGATAGCGGCACCCGGCCGGATGATAAGCAAGCCAAGAATGACATTTTGAACACGGGTTCCCTCGTATCGAGAAAACCATAG
- a CDS encoding ATP-binding cassette subfamily B protein: protein MTGTKTTDHLTTAVQCLAAVAQHHGITLSPEKLTHDYALERKEPNIEHLVRMAEDHGLKARHKSINWEKLLSLKGIFPVLAKLDNGNWIIIVGVRREKDIVRVAIVDPLEEKTNLLFLESSQFCTRWKGDTIFIKKNFSLLDENQPFGFRWFLPEIFRQRAAFRDIAITAIILTLLALASPIFFQLVVDKVLVHESYTTLYVLTVGMLITVFFEAVFNFIRQYLILGATNKIDMRLTRRSFAHLLSLPIDFFESSSAGVIIRHMQQVEQIRQFLTGSLFMTLLELLGFIIFCPLLFFYSVRLSIIVFIFAGLMALVVAILIKPFRIRLEALYTAEAKRQGLLVEAIHGMRTVKALALEPVQRREWDNKSANSIINYFKVGQISNIAVTLTHSLERLMSITILAVGAREVFAHDLSLGSLIAFQMISGRVSGPLVQIVGLANEYQKIAVSVRMLGEVMNRPEEGRSRGIGLRPHLLGGITFEQVSFRYPSSASNCLDDISLDLKPGMIAGVVGRSGSGKTTLTRLIQGMYSVTQGVIRMDGLDIREIDLSHLRGSIGVVLQDNFIFRGTVRDNIIVAKPNSTLNEIIKAAQAAGADEFIERLPQGYDTFLEENGSNLSGGQKQRISIARAILPAPRILILDEAASALDPDSEAIFIRNLARIAVGKTVIMVSHRLATLIKADVIIVFERGRIVNIGTHFELLSRCEIYRHLWYQQTGMPNFRDE, encoded by the coding sequence ATGACCGGTACTAAAACAACCGACCACCTCACCACGGCGGTCCAATGCCTTGCAGCGGTTGCCCAGCATCACGGGATCACACTGTCGCCCGAAAAGCTCACCCATGATTATGCTCTTGAACGTAAAGAACCAAATATCGAACATCTGGTACGAATGGCGGAAGATCATGGTCTGAAGGCGCGCCATAAATCTATCAACTGGGAGAAACTCTTATCACTCAAGGGAATTTTTCCCGTACTCGCCAAACTTGATAATGGCAATTGGATCATTATTGTGGGAGTACGTCGGGAAAAAGATATTGTCCGTGTTGCTATTGTGGATCCACTTGAGGAGAAAACCAATTTATTGTTTCTGGAATCCAGTCAGTTTTGTACCCGGTGGAAGGGCGACACCATTTTTATAAAAAAAAATTTTTCGCTACTGGATGAAAATCAACCATTTGGATTTCGTTGGTTTTTACCTGAAATCTTTCGGCAACGTGCAGCATTTCGAGATATTGCGATTACTGCAATCATATTAACATTGCTTGCTTTAGCTTCACCGATTTTTTTTCAGTTAGTTGTTGATAAAGTTCTGGTACACGAAAGCTATACAACCTTATATGTACTTACCGTAGGAATGCTGATTACTGTTTTTTTTGAGGCGGTATTTAATTTTATACGTCAATATTTGATATTAGGAGCGACTAACAAAATCGATATGCGGTTAACGCGACGGAGTTTCGCGCATCTTTTATCATTACCGATTGATTTTTTTGAGTCATCCTCAGCAGGAGTCATCATCCGACACATGCAGCAAGTAGAGCAGATTCGACAATTCTTGACAGGAAGTTTATTTATGACATTATTGGAGTTGTTAGGATTTATTATTTTTTGTCCACTGCTATTTTTTTATAGTGTACGTTTATCAATAATCGTTTTTATTTTTGCAGGACTCATGGCGTTAGTAGTTGCGATTCTAATTAAGCCTTTTCGTATACGCCTAGAAGCATTATATACAGCGGAAGCCAAGCGACAGGGATTGCTGGTCGAGGCAATTCATGGTATGCGAACCGTCAAAGCCCTGGCGCTGGAACCGGTACAACGGCGTGAATGGGATAATAAAAGTGCAAATTCAATTATCAATTATTTCAAGGTTGGTCAGATATCAAATATAGCTGTGACATTGACTCACAGTTTAGAAAGGTTGATGAGTATTACGATATTGGCAGTAGGAGCCAGGGAAGTTTTTGCGCATGATCTGTCACTAGGATCGCTGATTGCCTTTCAAATGATATCTGGTCGCGTATCTGGTCCACTCGTTCAAATTGTTGGTTTAGCTAATGAATATCAAAAAATTGCAGTTTCAGTGCGGATGCTAGGCGAAGTAATGAATCGTCCCGAAGAAGGACGAAGTCGGGGGATTGGTTTGCGACCACATTTATTAGGTGGCATCACCTTCGAGCAAGTTAGTTTTCGTTATCCTAGTTCAGCGAGTAATTGTCTTGATGATATTTCTTTGGATCTAAAACCAGGAATGATCGCGGGGGTCGTTGGACGGAGCGGTTCCGGGAAAACAACATTGACGCGACTGATCCAGGGTATGTATTCAGTAACTCAGGGTGTCATTCGCATGGATGGCCTGGATATCCGCGAAATTGATCTTTCCCATCTGCGCGGTAGCATTGGTGTCGTGCTTCAGGATAATTTTATCTTTCGGGGTACTGTGCGTGACAATATTATCGTGGCAAAGCCAAATTCCACCTTGAATGAAATTATCAAAGCGGCTCAAGCCGCCGGTGCTGATGAATTTATTGAACGGTTACCGCAAGGATATGATACTTTCCTTGAGGAAAATGGTTCCAACCTTTCTGGTGGACAAAAACAACGAATTTCAATTGCGCGGGCTATCTTGCCAGCGCCACGGATTTTAATTTTGGATGAAGCCGCGAGTGCGCTGGATCCAGATAGCGAAGCCATCTTCATTCGGAACCTTGCGCGGATTGCCGTTGGCAAGACAGTTATCATGGTCTCTCATCGTTTAGCTACGTTAATAAAAGCTGATGTTATTATCGTGTTTGAACGTGGGCGTATTGTCAATATCGGGACGCATTTTGAATTACTGTCTCGTTGCGAAATATATCGCCATTTGTGGTACCAACAAACCGGGATGCCCAATTTCCGTGATGAATAA